The genome window CGAAAATCCTGGACCTCAGCAAGACGACGCTCGTGCACATTGTGGAAGTGTTGAAACCGCTGGAAGCGATCTGAGGACCAGTCTATGACTCTCGGTCGTCTGGCTGTTCGATCATCGCTCCGTCTGTTGTTGGTTCTGGCCGTCGCGGCTGGTTTCGCTGGATGCCGAAACCCCGCGCAGTCCACGCTGCCGCCGACGGCGATCACCCGGCCGACCGAGCCGTTGCCGCCGCTGCCCAAAGGCGACGTCTACGCCGACGAAACGGTCGCCAGTTCGGACGCTCTGATCGAACCGGGGGACACGCTGGACGTCACGATCCGGCGCGGGGCCGGGGAGGAGAAATTCAGTGCGACGGTCCGAGAGTCCGGCATGGTCAGCCTCTCGTTCGTGGAAGTCGCGGTGGCGGGTATGACGGCGGCTCAGGCCGAGGCGCGCATTCAGGAGAGCGTGACGCCCTACATGCGCCAACCGCGGGTCCAGGTGCAGTTGAAGAAGAAAGCGTTGCGCGTGAAGCGCGTGTTCGTGTTCGGCGACGTCAAGAAACCGGGGATGATTCCGATGTCGCGCAACATGACGGTCATCCAGGCGCTGGCGATGGCCGAGAATTACAACGAGACGGCGTTGCTGGAGGAGATCCGAATCATCCGCGGCGGCGATCTGCAACAGCCGCAGATTCTCACCG of Nitrospirota bacterium contains these proteins:
- a CDS encoding polysaccharide biosynthesis/export family protein; translated protein: MTLGRLAVRSSLRLLLVLAVAAGFAGCRNPAQSTLPPTAITRPTEPLPPLPKGDVYADETVASSDALIEPGDTLDVTIRRGAGEEKFSATVRESGMVSLSFVEVAVAGMTAAQAEARIQESVTPYMRQPRVQVQLKKKALRVKRVFVFGDVKKPGMIPMSRNMTVIQALAMAENYNETALLEEIRIIRGGDLQQPQILTADLARLYTYGDFSRNLPLEENDIVFVPREHLGDAAEAAKKVMPIVQTAITPFYPAFIIPAFFPGAVIR